Proteins co-encoded in one Coregonus clupeaformis isolate EN_2021a chromosome 17, ASM2061545v1, whole genome shotgun sequence genomic window:
- the LOC121586493 gene encoding DEP domain-containing mTOR-interacting protein yields the protein MGPRTAVTPSKERKMVSGGHDNSLSSGNNGYCNRGPMLTPTSPVLSNPKSVLKRQVSPEELQRPGGPYIKRTFTIVGDAVGWGFVVRGSRPCHIQAVDPSGPAAAVGVKVCQFVVSVNGLDVLSLDYKTVSNLILTGSRTVVMEVMEESDC from the exons ATGGGACCTCGGACAGCTG TCACTCCATCCAAGGAAAGAAAGATGGTGTCTGGGGGGCATGATAACAGTCTTAGTAGTGGCAACAATGGGTATTGTAACAGAGGTCCCATGCTTACCCCTACCTCACCTGTGCTGTCAAACCCCAAATCAG TGCTGAAGAGACAAGTGAGTCCAGAGGAGCTCCAGAGACCAGGAGGTCCATACATAAAGAGGACGTTTACA ATTGTGGGTGATGCAGTGGGCTGGGGCTTCGTGGTCAGGGGGAGTAGGCCATGTCACATCCAGGCAGTGGACCCCAGTGGCCCTGCAGCAGCAGTAGGAGTGAAA GTGTGCCAGTTTGTGGTCTCTGTCAATGGTCTGGATGTCCTGTCTCTGGACTACAAGACGGTCAGCAACCTCATCCTCACTGGATCGCGAACTGTGGTCATGGAGGTTATGGAGGAGTCTGATTGCTGA